In one window of Candidatus Scalindua sp. DNA:
- the lgt gene encoding prolipoprotein diacylglyceryl transferase, which yields MLRTLFQIPIPFIGKTIPVYAYGFMLMIGFLAALYAARMRAKREGIKPEHISDLGIYLIFAGIAGGRLFYVVQNFDLYRDNLVDILKIYHGGLVFYGGLLAATITLIVIVRLRKLPLLLTFDIIAPSIAMGLFFGRIGCFLNGCCWGDICDPDLWWAVSFPKSVDVNNMIDGSPAFVDHLEKGLITISDGYSLPVHPTQIYSSLGNLAIFFMANAFFKYRKRDGEILIIFCMLYSVLRFCMEILRDDNPPLFDGLTISQNISALVFVVTVTLFFIGRVKRKGRGRNFGGTKS from the coding sequence ATGCTTAGGACCCTGTTTCAGATACCGATACCCTTTATTGGGAAGACCATTCCCGTATACGCATACGGTTTTATGCTTATGATTGGGTTTCTTGCTGCACTTTACGCTGCACGCATGAGAGCAAAACGGGAAGGGATTAAACCGGAACATATCTCAGATTTGGGAATCTACTTGATTTTTGCTGGTATTGCGGGGGGGAGATTGTTTTATGTAGTGCAGAATTTTGACCTGTATAGAGACAATTTGGTGGACATCTTGAAGATTTATCATGGCGGGTTGGTGTTTTATGGTGGATTGCTGGCTGCTACAATTACCTTAATAGTTATTGTAAGGTTAAGGAAACTGCCGTTGTTGCTTACTTTTGACATAATTGCTCCTTCCATTGCAATGGGATTGTTCTTTGGTCGGATAGGCTGTTTTCTTAATGGATGTTGTTGGGGTGACATCTGTGATCCTGATCTGTGGTGGGCTGTCAGTTTCCCGAAGAGTGTCGATGTGAATAATATGATCGATGGAAGTCCTGCATTTGTTGACCATCTGGAAAAGGGGTTGATAACTATCTCAGATGGATATTCCCTGCCTGTTCATCCAACACAGATTTATTCATCACTGGGTAATCTTGCGATCTTTTTCATGGCAAATGCTTTTTTCAAATATCGTAAAAGAGATGGTGAAATATTGATTATCTTCTGCATGTTGTATTCTGTATTGCGTTTTTGTATGGAGATCTTAAGGGATGACAATCCGCCTCTCTTTGACGGTTTGACAATCTCCCAGAATATCAGTGCCCTGGTCTTTGTCGTCACGGTGACACTTTTTTTCATTGGGAGGGTTAAGCGGAAGGGGAGGGGCAGGAATTTCGGAGGAACGAAATC